The genome window GGCAACGGCATTGAAAGCCTGCAGACTCTTGAGGGGAGGAAGGCCGGCCATGCTGGATCGCCAATCTGGTCATAGGGTGCAGGAGCGATAGCATCGGGACGCCGGCAAGGTCCAGATGCTAAGCGTTGAGGTGTTATAGTAAACCACCTGGTTGACTGTTTGCCTGGAGCGATTATATTCAACCGTATGGTTGATCAAAATGTACAGGACCTGAACACGGTCTTTCATGCACTCGGCGATGCGACGCGCCGCCGGATGCTTGCTGATCTGGCTCTCGGCGACCGTACCGTCAGCCAGCTCGCAGAACCTTTCGCCATGTCGCTGGCAGCAGCGTCGAAACACATCAAGTCGCTTGAGAAGGCAGGGCTGATCCGGCGGGAAGTCCAGGGGCGAACGCATGTTTGCCGCCTGCGGCCTGAGCCGCTGGCCAACGCCCATGAATGGCTGAGCTTCTATGAACGGTTCTGGACGCAACGCCTCGACGTTCTGGAGCAGCTCCTGCTGGAAGAAGATACCGGGACGCATGGGCCCCAAAAATCCGCGCACCCCCCCGAAGGAGATGAAGAATGAGCGTGCCGACTGCTTCAGAGGATTACGGCGTTCTGAAGGACGAGAGAACCTTGGAGATCCGACGCCGTTTGCCCGGGCCGATCGAGCGGGTCTGGGACTACCTGGCTGACAGCGACAAGCGTCAAAGATGGCTCGCATCCGGCGACATGAAGGGCGGGACGGGGGCCGAGTTCGTGCTGACCTGGCGCAACGATGAACTGACGGATCCGCCAGGCAGCCGGCCCGAGGGGTTTTCCGAGGGGGCGACGATGGCGAGCCGGGTGGTCGAGTTCGACCCGCCGCATCGACTGACCTTCACCTGGGGCGAGAGTGGAACGGTGACAATCCAGCTCAGCGAGGCCGGGGAGGGTGTTCTCCTGACCCTGATCCATCGCGGATTGGCGGAGCGCAGCACAAGGGTCATGGTCGGTGCGGGCTGGCACATCCATCTCGATATTCTTGCCGCCAGGCTGTCGGGTGCCGACCCGGAGCCGTTCTGGGACGGGTGGGTCCGGCTTCGGTCGGACTACGAGGCGCGCGTTCCGCTCTAGCGAGCAGCGGCTAGAAGGGGCCGAGAGCCGTCAGGTGATTGTCCCAGGCGTGTCCCGGCATTTGTAAGAGCGGGTTCTGATTGTGCCAGAGCCCGCCCTTCCCATCGCTGAACAGGAACCCCTCTTGATAGGGAGCAATCCCACAGACATCATCGATCTCGAGACGTCGGGCGACCTCGCCGGATCGTCCGTCGAGGATATGGGCCAGGCCGCCGCGTGGTGAAGTGACCGCAACCTGTCCGGTCTTCGGATTCGCAGCCACCGACCCGATGTAGCGCCTGCCGCGACGCCCATCCATGCCGAGCGTGTCGACCGATTTCAGCGGCGCGCCCGGCCGCCCCACCGCAAGAACAGGGATGTCGTCTTCCATCTGCCCCTGATACTGGCCGCCGATCCAGACAGAGCCGTCCGGCGTTTCCGCAATGTGACGCAGCGACAGTTGACGCAGATCCGACGGCAATGCGTGCCTTTCCAGACACTCTCCTGTACGAATGTCGATCCTCGCCAGATTGGGGGACATCGTGGACAGGTTCAGTTTCTGCCGCGGAAAGTCCGGGTGAGTCTCGATGCCGCCATTGGCGACGATCGCACAACGACCGTCCAGGGACAGCAGGCATTGATGCGGACCGATGCCGAACGTCTCAAACTCCCCGACGCGCCGGTATTCGTCGGTGACATCGTAAATCCCCAGAACGCCTCGGCCCCTGTCGAAATCATTCTCGGACGCGAACAGCAAACGGCCGCTCGATGCATAGAAACCATGCCCGAAGAAATGCCGATCCCGCCGCGCCCTTACGATCCACCGAGCCATCCCCGCCTGCCGATCGACGATGACGATGGTTGTGCCGGGTCGGCGGGCGAAAAGCGCACAGAAGCGCCCATCCGGCGACACGGCGCCACCATGGCCCCGGCCGTCGAAGGGAAGTTCAAGCAGGGTCTGTCCGGTTTCCGAGACTAGGGTGGCGACATTTTCGCCGTCCGGCATTCGACGGGATGACAGGAATGTCGCCCCGGACGGGGACGCAAGGCTTTCTGCAGGCCAGGCCGTGCCTGCGGCCAGCAGAGAGAGGGCGGAACGTCGCGAGAGTTCAGTCGCCGTCGAGGGCATTGAATCCGACCGTCAGACCAAGTGCGTCGGCAATGTCTTCGGAAAGCAGGGCGATCGCGCTTCTCACTGGAATCCCGGCATAGACCAAGTGGCTGTGTCCATTCGACGATTCAACGACCGCCAAGACGTCTTCGTCCATCGCTTGTGCCGCAGCGATGGCATCTAGGGCGGTTCCCAACTCCCTGTGCAACTGGTCCGCAATCAGGGCGGTTTCACGATCCAGGATCGAACCCAATTGCCAGACCGCGATCAAACGGTTCACGCCGATCAGATTGTTTTCGATGGCTCTCAGAGCATGGCCCGAGCGCCAGAAGGGCAGGGTCTTCGGCTTCGCGTTTTGCGGCGCATCGCCTAGCGCAATCTCAAGTTTCAGGTCTGCTGTGGCCTGAAGTTGCTGCCGCGCCGCTTTCAGGAGCTCCTGCATGGCCTCGTCGGCATTGCGATAGATCGAATTGTCTTCCGCCGGGTGCCGCAGGCGGGACGCATATCCGTCCGGTGAGGACCATTCATCCCGCAACCGGATTGCAACATCCGCGATCGCGTTGGCCGTGGCGCGGGCATATCGGCAGCGGTGTGGGGCGCGCCCGTCGGCCAGCGTCTCACTTCCAGTACCGAACAGCGTGAATTCAAGGGCCGGGAGTCCCTGAACCGCGACGCTCTTCTGCTGAAGTGCGTGTCGATCGGTTGCGGATTCATCCGCGCTGTCGACAATGCGTTGAACCTGACGCAGTCCGCGTCCTCTAGGGTCCGGCCAGAAGAACAGCCGCTCGATCCTGTTATCCTCTCGGGCTGGACCGAAGCGGAACGGCTCCATTCTCGAGAAGGTAGCCACCAGCGTCTGGAAACGGGTCCGCGCGGCGGTGAGCGCGACGGCGCCCGGTGCATCACAAAGGGTGGAGATCGCGTCCGCCTGCTCTGTGGCTGCCCCGGCCAGCGCTTCATATCCGGGAACGATGACGTCATCGATCGAACGGTTGACGGCCCCCTGCAGGTCCAAGGGTTCCGCGGAGAGGGGAAGCGCAATCATTCCAAACAATGTTGCGGCCATCAGCGAAGGCAGTTTCCTTCGAAGCATCACAGGGACTCCAGAAAGCGGATCAGGTCGCGTCTTTCTTCCGGCGTAAGCCGGGTGACGGCATTCCGCGCAGAGTACGCCTCGCCGCCGTGCCAGAGGATTGCTTCCAACAGGGTGCGGGCGCGACCGTCATGCAGGAAGAAGGTATGACCGTTCACACGTTCAGTCAGACCGATGCCCCAAAGCGGCGGGGTGCGCCACTCTCTGCCGGAGGCGCTGCCGACAGGGCGACCGTCCGCCAACCCATCGCCCATATCGTGCAGAAGCATGTCCGTATAGGGCCAGATCAACTGAAACCGGTGTTCCTCGAACTCGGCCTCGCGGCTGGTGACATATTTCGGGGTATGGCATGCCGGACAGCCGAGCGCATAGAAATGCGCCTTGCCGCGAAGAACCGCCGGGTCGTCGACATGGCGCCGCGCCGGGACGGCCAGATTGCGTGCATAGTGCGACACCAGCTCCAGGACGGGCGGCGGTGCCTCCGTGGGGCCCAGACTTTCCTGTGTCCCGTGGGGCATGCCGATACACTTTGGCTGCTTGTCGGTACAATCGCCCCAATCGATCGGCAGACGGGGTGTAGAGAGCCCGATATCGCCGGCAAAGGCATGGGCGGATTGCTGTTCCACGTCCGGCATCGAGGCCTTCCAGCCAAACCGGCCCAGGATCATGGTCTCCGTTGCCGGGTCAAACACATAGCTCGGCCGTCCGGAAATGCCGTCGCCGTTGCGGTCCTCCGGATCCGCCTGGCGCAGAATGTCATCGGGATGGATCGCCTCCAGAAGTCCCAGGCCGATCATCGGAGACGCGATACGGGGCGACATCATGGTATCGGGATGCAATGGCCCGTATCCCAGATTCTCGATACTGTAGGAGGGTTTCCGCAGAACTACAGGGGGCTCGCCGTTCAGTTCGACGACGACATCCTCATAGGTTATCCGCATGGTTCCCTCTGCCGGGAGGCCGGGCACTGCGAGATCCTGCAGTTGGCCGCCATAGGTCGGCTCTGGAATGCGTGGAACACGGCCGCCTTCGATGGCTTCTTTCTCATCATCTGTCTGCGGCGGAATGGACAGGCGCAGGAACATGGAGACCGCGGAATCCTCCGGTCCGTTCGGCGGATGGCCGCGCCCGTCCTTCAAATGACATCTCTGACAGGATCGCGCGTTGAACAGGGGGCCAAGTCCGTCGGATGCGCGAGTGGAAGCGGGCGAGGCCACCCAAACTTTCCTGAACAACCCATTGCCCAGCTTGAAGTTCTGCTCCCCTTCGAAATCAAGATTTGCCGATGGGTGGGAAAAGGCATTGCCGTCCGGCGTTGCCATTGACGTTGCCGCACCCGCGGACATGACCTCGAAACTCTCCGGCTTGTCGAATGCGGTCGCCGGTTTGACCACGGCCGCCACCCGGCCGCGATCTGTGGCGGATAGGTCGGTCCGTCCCGGTTCCTGTGCCGCAATTTGGGGGACAAGGAGGCTCAGGAAGAGGGTAGAGACGAACGCCAACGCCGTGGTCTTCGGACAATGAAGAATCATTGCGCGCATGAAACCCTCTGAACTTCCGCTGAGACCGAAATCCGGACGGAATTTCTCCCGTCCGGATAACCGCCTGATGCGATGACGGACTTACTGGAAAACGGCGTTCGGGTTGTCGAGGCTGTCGGAGCCTTCGAACTCAATTGCGGACAATCCCAGCGTTGCAACGGCGCGTTCGATGGAGCGCGTCTGGTCGACAAGGGCGTCGACGACGGCCTGGACAACGGCATTGCCGGTCGCGTTTCCTTCACCGATCATCTGATCGTAAGCCTCGATGGACTCCGCTCGTGCGCGCATGACCGCCAGAGCAGCGACGCTGTTATTCAGTTTGGTGCGCAATTCCTGATCCAACCCGGCATTCAGATCGCGCAACAGGTCTGAAATGGAAGGGCCCGATACGACCGATCCATCGATGCGTCGGTATGTGCCGGTATAGACGTTTCGAATGCCGATCTGATCGAAGTAATGGGAATCGTGCGTGTTGTCCGAGAAGCAGTCATGCTCTTCTTCCGGATCGTGCAGCATCAGGCCCAGTTTGATGCGCTCACCCGCCAATTCCCCATAGGACAGCGACCCCATGCCGGTGAGGATCGACGATAGGCCCTGTTTCGGGTCCTCCAGCAAGGCGGCGCGCGCAGCGCCATCGGCCTGCCAGTTCCCGACCATTTCCTCCAGGTCCGCGATCAAGAGCGTCGAAGCCGCCTTCAGATAGGCGGCACGGCGGTCACAATTGCCGTTGGTGCAGTTTTCAACGTCGAAGTCGCTGGCGGGGCGGGTGCCGGCGCCGGCCTCAGAACCGTTCAGATCCTGCCCCCAGAGCAGGAACTCAATCGCATGGTAGCCGGTGGCGACATTCGCCTCGACCTCTTCGGCTTCATGCAATGTCTCGGACAGTAGCGTCGGCGTTATCCGCGTTGCGTCGACTTTGGTACCGTTCACGGTCAGTTTCGGATTGGCGATGACGTTTACGGTGTAGAGGGCATTGGCGTCGGATTCACTGCCGTAGGACGTGGCGACATAGTCGATCAGTCCTTCGTCCAGCGGCCAGGCGTTCACGCGTCCTTCCCAGTCGTCGACGATGGCGTTTCCGAAGCGGTAGGCCTCGGTCTGCTGATAAGGCTCGCGCGCGGCAATCCAGGCGGCCCTTGCCGTCAAAAGGGTTGCGGTACTGGGCGCTGCGATCAAGGCATCGATTGCGCTGTCCAGAGCGCGCGCGGTAATGAGGGAATCCTCGTAGCCGGCATGGGCAATATCCGAATAGGTGTTCAGCACCGCTTCCGGATCAGCTGCCTGTGCGGTCATCATTGGAAACGTCGCGAAGGCTGCTGCGACCAGGGTATTCTTGACTGCGCTCAAGGGGACTCTCCCGATTTTGAGAATGCTAGTGAGAGTCAATTGCATTTCAATGATGGCGAGTCAACAGAGAGGTGACACGAACGGAACCGGTCCGAATTACACCTCTTGCCGATCAGGCCTGCATCGCGGCGGATAGATGGCGGTATCGGGAAATCATCCTGGATTTCGCCTCGTCCGGACGGAGGGGCGTCGGATCGAACGGTCCGCTGGAGCCGACCGACGGAGCCTTGCCCCAAAGCTTGCGGGCTTCCTTTTCCGAGAAGCCGGCGATGCCCGTTGCCTCGATGCGGGCCGCTTGAAGGTCGGCCTTCTTGATCAGTTTCTTGAGGGACGGGGGCGTTTGAGAGGGCAGGCCGAAGCGGATGTGTATCGCCGTCTGAAGCCGATCTTCCAGGGCGCGGTAGTCAATTCCAATCGCTGCCTTGAAGGGCGAGATCATGTCGCCCACAACATATTCCGACGCGTCGTGCAGCAGCGCCATCAGTCGCTGGGAGGCGGTCAATTTCGGGTTCAGCTCCACGGCAAGGGCTTCAACCATAACGCTGTGCTGTGCGACCGAAAAGGCCCAGTCGCCGGTCGTCTGGCCGTTCCAGCGGGCCACCCGGGACAGTCCATGCGCAATGTCTTCAATTTCGATGTCGACAGGGCTGGGATTCAAGAGATCCAGCCGGCGGCCGCTCAACATGCGTTGCCACGCCCGTTTGGTTTCCGCACCGGCCGTCATGTCAGATAGGGCTTCAACCATTTCAGGCCCGACCAGGTATCTTCCCGGGGAAGATACTCACATCCGATCCAGCCATTGTATCCCAGCCGGTCGAGACGATCGAAGAGGGCCGGATAATTGACTTCCCCGGTGTCCGGCTCGTTGCGGCCGGGCACACCGGCGATCTGAATATGCCCGATGATACCGATATGACGCTCGATGGTTGCCATCAGGTCGCCCTGCATGATCTGGCGGTGATAGATGTCGAGCTGCAGGGCGAGGTTGGAGGCCTGAACATTGTCCATGATGCGGATCGCCTGTTCGGTCCGGTTCACCACATATCCCGGCATGTCGCGTGTGTTGATCGGCTCGACCATCAGCGTGATACCGCCGCGCTCCGCATGGGGGGCTATGCGGCGAAGATTCCCTTCCAGGGCCGAATGGTGAACCCGCTCGTCCAGGGTGACTGGAGCGATTCCGGCCATTACATGAAGGCGTTCGCATTCCAATATTGCGGCATAGTCCATGGCGGTCCGGAACCCGCGTTCGAACTCCGCCTCGCGACCGGGCAGGGCGCCGATACCGCGGTCCCCGCGCGCCCAGTCGCCGGCCGGAACGTTGAACAGCACGACCTCGACGCCGGCCTTCTCTCGGGCTTCGGCGACTTCTTCCTTGGCGTGTTCATAGGGAAACTGGAACTCGACGCCGGCGAAACCGGCCTCCCGCGCCGCATCGAAGCGCTCCAGAAACGGCACTTCGGTGAACAACATCGACAGGTTGGCCGCGAAACGGGGCATGAAGTCCTTTCCCGGGCAGGGACGATCAGGGGCGTCGAACCGCTCTGAGTTCGGTTTCCTCCGCCCGGCGAATATGCGCTCTTAGGTCCGGCAAGGTCCAGACCCGTGTGGACATATCCGTGGCATTGCAGTGCAGGATCCTGTCCGGTGCGGTCAGAATGCCGACATGCCCGGGCCAGAAGGCGAGGTCGCCGCGTTGAAGCGGAGCCTCTTCAAAGTCGATCTCGGTGCCGACCAGTCTTTCCTGCATGTCGGAATCCCTGGGGCATGTTATGCCGCAGGCGGACAGGGCAAATTGAACCAGCGCGGAACAATCCATGCCTTCGCTGGACCGACCGCCCCAGAGGTAGGGTGTTTCCAGAAAGCGTTCCGCAACGGCGACGGGATCCCGTTCGCGATGATCCACCGCCACCAGATGGGCGGAATAGAGCCACTGGCCGTCAGCGATCTGAGACCAGCGTCCGCTGACATCCACCACATGGACCAAGGCGCCGTGAGGCAGCGCAGCGACGGCGAACCGTTTCAGTTCCGGTGCCGGATAAAGATGGGTCCGGCGGGCGGCGACCCGATGTGTCGGTGACGGCTCGGAATAGGAAAGGGCCGTTGCGTCGACATAGCCGACATATCCATCCAACTGAGACTGCACCCAGGACCAGCCGTCGCTGGTGTCATAGACCGTAACCGGTTCTCCGAACAGGAATTCCGTATCCCGCGGCCGGGCCGCATCCGGCGCCGGCCTTACCGGCAGGACAGGGTGGACCACACGTGCCGTTTCGCCTGCGACAAAGCGGGTGGCCTCGACCTGGCCCTGGAGCGACTGGGCAGCGAGGTCCGGTCGGTAGGCGTTGAGGCGTCGGTCGAGGTCGCTCAATCGAACAGCTTGTCGATTTCGTCCTGGGAAATCGACGCTTCCTTCTGAAGGGCCGGTCCGTTCAACAGGGCATCGTCGCCCTGCGGTTTGTCCTCCTGGGCGAACTCGCTGGCCAGCCGATTGATCTCGTCATGACCCCAGAGGTCGATCATCTTGTTCACCCGCTCCTCGACGAATTTCATCGACCGGACGATCTTGGTCACACGCTGGCCGGTGATGTCCTGGAAGGTGCAGGCCTCGATCGCTTCCATGGTCTTCTCGCTGATCTGGTCGCACAGCGCGCCACGCGCCTTGGGGTCGTCGGTTGTGCGGATTTCCTCAACCAGACCATCGACGGATTCCATGTGTTCCAGAATGGAATGGGTCGCCGTTTCCGTCGCGCCGACAATGGCGTCCAACTGGTCGGCCATGGTTTCGAACCGCGTCTGGTTGCCGTCAGCGGCGACCATATGGGCGATTTCTTCCCTGAAACGCTTGATGTACTGGACGAGACTGACGATCTCGGACTTCAGTTGCTTGTCGTTTGCGTGCCGTTCCGGCATCCGACTTCCCCCTAAAACGCTTTGAACGCGAGAATGGTGAAGGTATCCCGAACGCCCGGCAGTTTCTGGATATGGTCGGTGACGAAACGCCCGACATCCAGGTCTTCCGGCAGATAGCACTTCATCAGCAGATCGTACTGCCCCGACGTCGAATAGACCTCAGACACATGCTCCACGGATTCGACCGCCTCGGCGGCGGTGGTGTAGGCCTCCCCCAGGTCGCATTTCACCTGAACGAATAACGTGCGCATGATGGATCGGTCTCCTCATCGAACTGTACAGACAGTTGGAGAATGCCCCGCGCAACCTGCGCGGTGCAAGGAAAACCCGGTCTGCGGAATGGCTTACCGCGCGCGCAGCAGGAAGGCCGGAACCTGCTCGGTCTTGCCGAACGGGACGTCCGAAATATCGGGCAGGGGATCGTCGTTGGCTTCGGCAGCGGCGCTGCGCTCCCGGCCGCCGCGACGGCCCTTGCCTTCGCGTGCTTCGTCTTTCGCCGGCGCATTCTTGCTGCGGGATCGCGATCCGCGTCCCCGCTTGGCGTCCGCCTTCTGTGGCTGAGCCTCATCCTCCGGCCCGGTTTCGGTCCGCGGCTCATCGTTGCCGGTCTTCGCTTCGGCGTCTTCGGCCTGTCCGGCCTCCGTGACCTGCGGGATCTTCTTCCCGATCAGCTTCTCGATCGCGTCCAGATACTTGCTGTCGTTGTCGCTGGCGAAGGTAATCGACACACCGCTGCGCCCGGCACGGCCGGTCCGGCCGATCCGGTGAACGTAGTCCTCCGAATGGGACGGGACGTCGTAATTGAAAACGTGGCTCACGGACGGAATGTCCAGGCCGCGTGCGGCGACGTCGGAACAGACCAGGATGTTGATCTCGTTCTTCTTGAACTTGTCGAGCCATTCGAGGCGCTTGTACTGATCCATGTCGCCATGGAGGGCACCGGCCGAAAAACCCGCCTGTTCAAGGGCGCGGTAGAGCGATGCCACATCACGCTTCCGATTGCAGAAGACGAGTGCGTTCTTGATCGTATCGTCCTGAAGCAGACGATAGAGCGTCTTGCGCTTCTGTCGCCCGTCGACCTTCATCAGACGCTGCTCGATCGTGTCGGCCGTGCTGGCCGGCGGCGCGACGGTAATTTCCTTCGGGTTGCTGAGGAACTTCGACGCCAGCTTGCGGATTTCCGGCGGCATGGTGGCGGAGAACATCAGCGTCTGACGCAGCGGCGGCATCAGCGAGACCAGTTTCTCGACATCGGGGATGAACCCCATGTCGAGCATGCGGTCGCCCTCGTCGATGACCAGAATCTTCACGTCGGTCAGGATGACCTTGCCGCGCTCGCAATGATCCAGCAGGCGTCCCGGCGTTGCGATCAGGACGTCGACACCGCGATTGATCTTGGCTTCCTGCTCCGCAAATGACACGCCGCCGATCAGCAGGGCCATGTTGAGCTTGTTATACTTCCCGTAGGTCTCGAAGTTGTCCGCGACCTGTGCGGCAAGTTCCCGCGTCGGCTCCAGGATCACCGTCCGCGGCATCCGCGCCCGGCCACGTCCCTGGGACAGGATGTCGATCATCGGTAGGGTGAAGGACGCGGTCTTGCCCGTCCCGGTCTGTGCGCAGCCCAGTATATCCCGGTTCATCAGGACATAAGGGATCGCTTTCTCTTGAATCGGCGTCGGGGTTTCATAGCCCGCGTCGCTGATCGCGCGCAGGATGGGGTCACTGAGACCGAGATCGGCAAAAGTCGTCGCCATGCGTTCCTTCTCGCCGGTTTATTGCGTCAGAATCGACCAAATCCGGCGTCTTCGATTGCGCCGGACTATAGGCCGCGCGCCTTTCCTGTCAACGACAGCCCAATATCTCTTACCTTGCAGGGGCGCACGATTGCCCAACTGTTGCCCTATGGCTACGGTCTGCGGGTCTGTCGGACCCTGTTTGGATGGAAAGGTGACCCATGCTGATTGATGCTAAGCAATCTCTGCTCCTGACAATCGATGTTCAGGAGAGGCTGTTGCCGGCGATTCACGAGGGCGACCGGGTTCTGGCGAACTGCCTCAAGCTGATTGAGGCCGCCCGCCGGCTCGAGATTCCAGCTCTCTGCAGCGAACAGTATCCGAAGGGACTCGGTCCCAGCGTGCCTGAACTGAAGGCCGCCCTCGCGTCCGACGAGATCATGCCGAAGCTTCATTTCTCCTGCGCGGCCGATCCTGACATGGCGCGACGGATCGCGGAATCCGGTCGACGACAGCTGATCCTCTGCGGTGTCGAAGCCCATGTCTGCGTGTTGCAATCCGCCTTTGGCTTTCGGGAGGCCGGATATGACGTCTTCGTCGTTCTGGATGCTGTTTCCAGCCGGTCGCCGGATAGCGTCGCGGCAGCCAGGGATCGTTTCCTGGCCGGCGGCGTTTCCGTGGTGACATTGGAGATGGTGCTGTTCGAATGGCTGCATCAGGCGGCGACGCCGGAATTTCGGGATCTGCGGGGCCTGATTACCTGATTGTCGGGAAATCTCTGACCAGACAGTTCAGGCAACGATCGCGTCGGTCCAGTGGCGGGTCGCTGGGCAGCAGTTCCCGGACCGCGAGGGCGAATGCGTCGTTGAATGCCTCATTTCCCGGTGTGGCGCCTTCGGGGAACCTGAGCCAAAGCGAGCTGAGATCCCGATCCCGCTTGCAATAGACGATCAACGCCTCGTCGGCATAGCGGCTGCCAGGATCGGGCTTTGTCTCGCCGCGGCACAGATAGGCACCGATCGCATCGGGCGGTGGCTGGAACAGCACTTCGATGCGTCCCGGGCCGATGTCTGGATTGTTCGGTCTGTCGGTAAAGGTGATCGGAAGTCCCGGGTTGCGACCGCTCATCGCCGCGCCCACTGCGTTCGAA of Alphaproteobacteria bacterium contains these proteins:
- a CDS encoding hydrolase is translated as MLIDAKQSLLLTIDVQERLLPAIHEGDRVLANCLKLIEAARRLEIPALCSEQYPKGLGPSVPELKAALASDEIMPKLHFSCAADPDMARRIAESGRRQLILCGVEAHVCVLQSAFGFREAGYDVFVVLDAVSSRSPDSVAAARDRFLAGGVSVVTLEMVLFEWLHQAATPEFRDLRGLIT